One Eubalaena glacialis isolate mEubGla1 chromosome 11, mEubGla1.1.hap2.+ XY, whole genome shotgun sequence DNA segment encodes these proteins:
- the ETFRF1 gene encoding electron transfer flavoprotein regulatory factor 1, with product MQMASSLRGEVLNLYKNLLYLGRDYPKGADYFKRRLKSVFLKNKDVKDPEKIKELIEQGKFVMKELEALYFLKKYRAMKQRYYSDTNKTN from the exons ATGCAAATGGCCAGTTCTTTAAGAGGAGAAGTACTGAATCTTTATAAGAAT ctgCTGTATCTTGGACGAGACTATCCAAAAGGAGCAGACTATTTTAAAAGGCGTCTGAAGAGtgttttccttaaaaacaaagatGTGAAGGACCCAGAGAAGATCAAAGAACTTATTGAACAGGGCAAATTTGTAATGAAAGAACTAGAAGCATTATACTTCCTTAAGAAATATAGAGCTATGAAACAACGCTATTACTCAGATACCAACAAAACTAACTGA